Proteins from a genomic interval of Pseudoalteromonas rubra:
- a CDS encoding GGDEF domain-containing protein, giving the protein MIRFGAPIFWLLGLFLSVSVMATELASPEQLEKSLAGLNETLKSDFDLSMLPELRALRRDAQAIDALEIVAQTLLLEGQIRQQYGDYQQSLVLHNDALQLAVEREDLALMAQSRLAIARLEMDLERYNYAQRSLDDVDQLIDQLHNKAQATPYVAHRLLLAHRLWQGYLYVLLGSYHQAVAALHTEDLVVTGTPELLDKLLLVRAWALLKLGRYQRAQPILNQVAQSNILIRNQRMRIRFNLLQSMAWLQAGEFQKTLGTAMPALMETFTTRFLEEQADLQFVLSNAYVQLGDYQQAHLYLKRYALSKDALNFQKRNNKLLQLESQYALATQKQQLSLLEKDNAIQAQEIFRHQQILENTRLAQQRGALLLILALALLGFLYWRWQNKRYLSLLEEQVKQRTAELDERNRRLQALSYSDSLTGLHNRHYFFSAADKLLVQSQDVSQSTIFCLIDIDHFKQINDSYGHATGDVVLQQFAEVVTSQLRAQDELVRWGGEEFLLVMPQTDMTTAQQVVERLHNAVAQCVFSHDEQPLSCTCSIGFAAYPLRLADAQLASWEQVLELADNCLYRAKNGGRNAWVGLKLPAQPLAMTFEQLQQNMETFTVTSTQLAG; this is encoded by the coding sequence ATGATCCGGTTCGGTGCGCCTATATTTTGGTTGTTAGGCCTGTTTCTCAGCGTATCTGTTATGGCCACTGAGCTTGCTTCTCCTGAGCAGCTGGAAAAGTCGCTGGCCGGGTTGAACGAAACACTGAAAAGTGATTTTGACCTGTCGATGCTCCCTGAACTCAGAGCGTTGCGGCGCGACGCTCAGGCGATTGATGCGCTGGAAATTGTCGCACAAACCTTATTACTGGAGGGGCAGATCCGCCAGCAATATGGCGACTATCAGCAAAGCCTGGTGTTGCATAACGATGCATTACAGCTGGCTGTCGAGCGTGAGGATCTGGCGCTGATGGCGCAAAGCCGATTAGCCATTGCCAGATTAGAAATGGACCTTGAGCGCTATAACTATGCACAACGCTCACTGGATGATGTAGATCAGCTGATTGATCAGCTGCATAACAAGGCTCAGGCAACGCCCTATGTGGCTCACCGATTATTATTGGCACACAGGTTATGGCAAGGCTACCTGTATGTTTTGCTGGGGAGTTATCATCAAGCCGTTGCGGCCCTGCATACGGAAGACCTGGTGGTAACCGGCACGCCAGAACTCCTTGATAAACTGCTGCTGGTCAGGGCCTGGGCATTGCTAAAACTGGGCCGTTATCAGCGGGCACAGCCTATCCTCAATCAGGTTGCTCAAAGTAACATTCTCATTCGTAATCAGCGCATGCGGATCCGGTTTAACTTGCTGCAATCCATGGCCTGGTTGCAGGCCGGAGAGTTTCAAAAAACACTTGGTACGGCAATGCCTGCGTTAATGGAAACTTTTACAACCCGGTTCTTAGAAGAGCAGGCTGATTTGCAGTTTGTGTTGTCCAATGCTTATGTCCAGCTGGGTGACTACCAGCAGGCGCATTTATATCTGAAGCGCTATGCCCTGAGCAAAGATGCACTCAACTTTCAAAAACGCAACAATAAGTTGTTGCAACTGGAGTCGCAGTACGCGCTGGCCACACAAAAACAGCAGTTGAGTTTGCTGGAAAAAGATAATGCGATACAGGCACAAGAGATTTTCCGTCACCAACAAATTTTGGAAAATACACGCCTCGCGCAGCAACGTGGTGCATTGTTGCTTATTCTGGCGTTGGCATTGTTGGGATTCTTATATTGGCGTTGGCAGAACAAGCGTTATTTGTCATTACTGGAAGAGCAAGTAAAACAGAGAACCGCTGAGCTGGATGAGCGAAATCGTCGATTGCAGGCGCTCAGTTATTCAGACAGCCTGACAGGCTTGCACAACCGCCATTACTTTTTTAGCGCGGCAGACAAATTACTCGTGCAATCCCAGGATGTGTCGCAGAGCACGATTTTTTGCCTGATAGATATCGACCATTTTAAACAGATCAATGACAGTTATGGTCATGCCACTGGTGATGTGGTGTTACAGCAATTTGCAGAGGTGGTCACGAGTCAGCTCAGGGCACAGGATGAGTTGGTACGTTGGGGCGGCGAAGAGTTTTTGCTGGTAATGCCTCAGACAGACATGACAACAGCACAGCAGGTTGTTGAAAGGCTCCACAATGCTGTGGCGCAGTGTGTGTTTAGTCACGATGAACAACCGCTGAGCTGTACTTGCTCTATTGGTTTTGCCGCGTATCCCTTACGCCTGGCTGATGCGCAGCTTGCGAGCTGGGAGCAGGTACTGGAACTGGCTGATAATTGCTTGTATCGTGCAAAGAATGGCGGGCGCAATGCCTGGGTAGGGCTGAAATTACCCGCTCAGCCATTGGCTATGACCTTTGAGCAACTGCAGCAAAATATGGAAACGTTTACCGTCACCAGTACTCAGCTTGCGGGTTAG
- a CDS encoding two-component system response regulator, translated as MRLNLPDNARILIVDDDPSSILIIKKAVSDLGEVFSTSEASYALMLIKEIQPHVILLDIDMGEYNGVDICRTLKSDPQTAHYTIVFITASRDPNTEFKSLTEGGADYISKPIDLKTCRMRVYNQLAIVAYQDALESTTESLLREKELFQVTLNSIGDAVIATDKAGYVSYMNPVAERLTGIAASYALGSPIEAVMDLRDATTQSESINPARRALTEKRNVAMALNCQLHSKDGQIYRVEDTASPIRGEDGTVLGSVMVFHDVSESVAMAVQMNFLTNNDQLTGLPNRVLLHDRLQHAIASARISNMHIAVLLIDIDHFKYINDALGHHLGDELIKKVAKRLESVIDPNASLARVGGDEFVLLLEEVRSASYVSVVANNLIASFKEPFLLEQKEYQISVSIGVSMSLLDAHEEAVLMRHADVAMYRAKNQGRNTVCFFSQELEAELMKRHELELLLRETLDADALTVFFQPQIAIDSGCVCGFEALARLKEKSGTLVAPQEFISLAEELGLIDELGEQVLQKSCAFGRRLLDQGVTLKVSVNVSSQQLKHALFVDQVARCLEKHKLPSRQLELEVTESALVESFEQVQCKLAELADMGVTIAIDDFGTGYSSLSYLKVFPLDVLKIDKSFIQDIAAGEHHFGIVQTIVLLARSLGLKLVAEGVETDSQVSELKSLKCDVAQGYFYARPMDSQSAFKYALTHSPGKDQA; from the coding sequence GTGAGACTGAACTTGCCCGACAATGCGAGAATACTGATCGTCGATGATGACCCCAGTAGCATACTGATCATCAAAAAAGCCGTAAGTGACTTAGGCGAGGTGTTCTCCACCTCTGAAGCCAGCTATGCTTTGATGCTGATTAAAGAGATCCAACCCCATGTGATTTTGCTTGATATCGACATGGGCGAATACAATGGCGTGGATATTTGCCGCACACTGAAAAGTGACCCGCAAACAGCCCACTACACAATTGTTTTTATTACTGCAAGTCGTGACCCCAATACAGAATTCAAATCTCTGACTGAAGGCGGTGCTGACTATATTTCGAAACCGATAGACCTGAAAACCTGTCGTATGCGGGTTTATAACCAGCTGGCGATCGTGGCTTATCAGGATGCACTGGAAAGTACCACAGAGTCATTATTGCGAGAGAAAGAGCTCTTTCAGGTGACGCTCAACTCGATCGGTGATGCCGTTATCGCCACAGATAAAGCAGGCTACGTAAGTTATATGAACCCGGTGGCGGAACGCTTGACCGGTATTGCGGCCAGTTATGCCCTGGGCTCACCGATTGAAGCTGTGATGGACTTACGTGACGCCACCACGCAGAGCGAATCAATCAATCCTGCCAGAAGAGCACTTACCGAAAAGCGCAACGTGGCAATGGCCTTAAACTGTCAATTACACAGCAAAGATGGTCAGATATATCGGGTCGAAGATACTGCTTCACCTATTCGTGGTGAAGACGGGACGGTATTAGGGTCGGTGATGGTGTTTCATGATGTGAGTGAGTCGGTTGCGATGGCAGTGCAAATGAACTTCTTAACCAACAATGACCAGCTGACTGGCCTGCCAAACCGGGTACTCCTTCACGACAGGTTGCAACATGCAATAGCCAGTGCCCGGATATCGAATATGCACATAGCTGTCTTATTGATAGATATAGATCACTTTAAATATATCAATGATGCGCTGGGCCATCATTTAGGCGATGAACTGATTAAGAAGGTCGCGAAGCGACTGGAGTCGGTGATTGATCCCAATGCGTCACTGGCGCGGGTGGGAGGAGATGAGTTCGTTTTGCTGTTAGAAGAGGTTCGCTCTGCCAGTTATGTGTCGGTTGTAGCAAACAACCTGATTGCCAGTTTTAAAGAACCATTTCTGCTTGAGCAAAAAGAGTATCAGATTTCAGTCAGCATAGGTGTGAGCATGTCATTGTTGGATGCCCACGAAGAAGCGGTGCTGATGCGCCATGCTGATGTCGCTATGTATCGGGCCAAAAACCAGGGTCGAAATACGGTGTGTTTTTTTTCTCAGGAGCTTGAAGCTGAGTTAATGAAACGGCATGAGCTGGAGTTGTTGTTGCGTGAAACGTTGGATGCAGACGCGTTAACGGTGTTTTTTCAGCCTCAGATTGCCATTGACTCCGGTTGCGTGTGTGGTTTCGAAGCCCTTGCGCGGCTCAAAGAAAAATCAGGCACACTGGTTGCGCCTCAGGAGTTTATTTCGCTGGCCGAAGAGCTCGGTTTAATCGACGAATTGGGTGAACAAGTTTTGCAAAAAAGTTGTGCATTCGGACGTCGTTTGTTGGATCAGGGGGTGACGCTTAAAGTCAGTGTTAATGTGTCGTCTCAGCAACTGAAGCATGCTCTGTTTGTCGATCAGGTTGCAAGGTGCCTGGAGAAGCATAAGTTACCGAGTCGGCAGTTAGAACTGGAAGTGACAGAAAGTGCGCTGGTTGAGAGTTTTGAACAAGTGCAATGCAAACTCGCTGAGCTGGCTGACATGGGGGTTACGATCGCCATTGACGATTTTGGAACGGGTTATTCCAGCTTGTCCTATCTAAAAGTTTTTCCTCTGGATGTACTTAAAATCGATAAATCATTCATACAAGATATCGCAGCAGGCGAGCATCATTTTGGCATTGTACAGACAATCGTATTACTAGCGCGCTCCCTTGGCCTCAAGCTGGTGGCCGAAGGCGTAGAGACAGACTCCCAGGTCAGCGAGCTCAAATCACTCAAATGTGACGTAGCACAGGGCTATTTTTATGCCAGGCCCATGGACAGCCAGAGCGCATTTAAGTATGCACTGACGCACTCCCCCGGCAAAGACCAAGCTTAG